In one window of Thermus aquaticus DNA:
- a CDS encoding MBL fold metallo-hydrolase, with translation MSGPEVLRFAANLYRVPLEEGYFLVDAGLPWEARRLLALLKTPPRLLFLTHHHLDHSGGARALWERFGLPVLAHPREWPYLTGERPRPPLPIPLLGKALANLGPPIPKEALVPVEEGEEVHGWRVVALPGHTLGQVGLYREKVLLAGDALRGGGLPPRFINEDHELARRTVRKILDLEAEWVYLGHGGPLDRARVEALALRLGV, from the coding sequence GTGAGCGGGCCTGAGGTCCTGCGCTTCGCCGCCAACCTCTACCGCGTCCCCCTGGAGGAGGGTTACTTCCTGGTGGACGCGGGCCTCCCTTGGGAGGCCAGGAGGCTTCTTGCCCTCCTCAAGACCCCGCCCCGGCTCCTCTTCCTCACCCACCACCACCTGGACCATAGCGGCGGGGCTAGAGCCCTCTGGGAGCGCTTTGGCCTCCCCGTCCTGGCCCACCCCAGGGAGTGGCCCTACCTGACCGGGGAAAGACCCCGCCCGCCCCTGCCCATCCCCCTTTTGGGCAAGGCCCTGGCCAACCTGGGCCCGCCCATCCCCAAGGAGGCCTTGGTGCCCGTGGAGGAAGGGGAAGAGGTCCATGGCTGGCGGGTGGTGGCCCTGCCCGGCCACACCCTGGGCCAGGTGGGCCTTTACCGGGAAAAGGTCCTCCTGGCGGGGGACGCCCTGAGGGGCGGGGGCCTTCCCCCCAGGTTCATCAACGAGGACCACGAGCTGGCTCGGCGCACGGTGCGCAAGATCCTGGACCTGGAGGCGGAGTGGGTCTATCTG
- the dxs gene encoding 1-deoxy-D-xylulose-5-phosphate synthase, which yields MVLEKVNGPEDLKNLSLEELLLLAEEIRSEIIRVTAQNGGHLASSLGAVELILALHRVFQSPKDKILFDVGHQAYAHKLVTGRKDRFHTLRQEGGISGFTKVSESPHDAITVGHASTSLANALGMALARDLRGEDHHVVAVIGDGALTGGMALAALNKIGELQKRMLIILNDNEMSISENVGALNKYFKELQIRKWVQDAEKLGRNILERISPQLFGLVDRAKEAAKLLLHQENPFYAWGIRYVGPVDGHDLKGLIHILEHLKELEGPTLLHVVTKKGKGYKVAEADPIYWHGPPGFNPEKPEKVSKGYSWSQAFGDAVTELAHLEPKLFVITPAMREGSGLVRYSIEHPERYLDVGICEDVAVTTAAGLALKGMKPIVAIYSTFLQRAYDQAIHDVAIENLPVVFAIDRAGVVGADGPTHHGVFDIAYLRTIPNFQIAAPKDALELRAMLKKALEVGGPVAIRYPRDNVERVEEGLWPEIAWGTWEVLKEGTEVYILAFGKTLRYALEAAGDDPRVGVVNARFLKPLDREMLRKLSRYKLLTVEDHQKMGGFGSAVLEALNEMGLRPEVRVLGLPDRFLEHGPIPSLHRQAGIDPEGIRKALEEMGVERVRERA from the coding sequence ATGGTCTTGGAAAAGGTAAACGGCCCCGAGGACCTTAAGAACCTTAGCCTGGAGGAGCTTCTCCTCCTGGCCGAGGAGATACGGAGCGAGATCATCCGGGTCACGGCGCAAAACGGCGGCCACCTGGCCAGCTCCTTGGGGGCGGTGGAGCTCATCCTGGCCCTGCACCGGGTCTTCCAGTCCCCTAAGGACAAGATCCTCTTTGACGTGGGCCACCAGGCCTACGCCCACAAGCTGGTCACCGGGCGCAAGGACCGCTTCCACACCCTGCGCCAGGAAGGGGGGATCTCCGGCTTCACCAAGGTCTCCGAGTCCCCCCACGACGCCATCACCGTAGGGCACGCCTCCACCTCCTTGGCCAACGCCCTGGGCATGGCCCTCGCCCGGGACCTCCGGGGGGAGGACCACCACGTGGTGGCGGTGATCGGGGACGGGGCCCTGACGGGGGGGATGGCCTTAGCAGCCCTCAACAAGATCGGGGAGCTCCAGAAGCGGATGCTCATCATCCTCAACGACAACGAGATGAGCATTTCCGAGAACGTGGGGGCCCTCAACAAGTACTTCAAGGAACTCCAAATAAGAAAGTGGGTCCAGGACGCGGAGAAGCTGGGCCGAAACATCCTGGAGCGCATCTCTCCCCAGCTCTTTGGCCTGGTGGACCGGGCCAAGGAGGCGGCCAAGCTCCTCCTTCACCAGGAGAACCCCTTCTACGCCTGGGGAATCCGCTACGTGGGCCCCGTGGACGGGCACGACCTCAAGGGTCTCATCCACATCCTGGAGCACCTCAAGGAGCTGGAGGGCCCCACGCTCCTCCACGTGGTCACCAAGAAGGGCAAGGGCTACAAGGTGGCCGAGGCCGACCCCATCTACTGGCACGGCCCCCCCGGCTTCAACCCCGAGAAGCCGGAGAAGGTCTCCAAGGGCTATAGCTGGAGCCAGGCCTTCGGGGATGCGGTCACGGAGCTGGCCCACCTGGAGCCCAAGCTTTTCGTCATCACCCCTGCCATGCGGGAGGGCTCGGGGCTGGTGCGCTACTCCATAGAGCACCCCGAGCGCTACCTGGACGTGGGCATCTGCGAAGACGTGGCCGTGACCACGGCGGCGGGCCTAGCCCTTAAGGGCATGAAGCCCATCGTGGCCATCTACTCCACCTTCCTCCAAAGGGCCTACGACCAGGCCATCCACGACGTGGCCATAGAGAACCTGCCGGTGGTCTTCGCCATAGACCGGGCCGGGGTGGTGGGGGCGGACGGGCCCACCCACCACGGGGTCTTTGACATCGCCTACCTGAGGACGATTCCCAACTTCCAGATCGCCGCCCCCAAGGACGCCCTGGAGCTTCGGGCCATGCTCAAGAAGGCCCTGGAGGTCGGGGGCCCCGTGGCCATCCGCTACCCTCGGGACAACGTGGAGCGGGTGGAGGAGGGCCTCTGGCCGGAGATCGCCTGGGGTACCTGGGAGGTCCTTAAGGAGGGGACGGAGGTCTACATCCTGGCCTTCGGCAAGACCCTGAGGTACGCCCTCGAGGCCGCCGGGGACGACCCCAGGGTGGGCGTGGTGAACGCCCGCTTCCTCAAGCCCCTGGACCGGGAGATGCTAAGGAAGCTTTCCCGCTACAAGCTCCTCACCGTGGAGGACCACCAGAAGATGGGCGGCTTCGGGAGCGCCGTCCTGGAGGCCCTGAACGAGATGGGCCTGAGGCCCGAGGTCCGGGTCCTGGGCCTTCCCGACCGCTTCCTGGAGCACGGGCCCATCCCGAGCCTCCACCGCCAGGCGGGGATAGACCCGGAGGGCATCCGCAAGGCTCTGGAGGAGATGGGGGTGGAGCGGGTCCGTGAGCGGGCCTGA
- a CDS encoding PspA/IM30 family protein, with amino-acid sequence MNLLDRISRLIRANLNDLLRRAEDPEKIIEQAVLDMKEALKEAREQVAAAMAEAKRLEREVESHLKEAALWEEKAKEALKAGREDLAKEALRRRKRALDLAEGFKAQLEEQKGLTDRLMTQLKALEAKIDEAEARKKLLLARKKGVEAAEAVRRMGSRLERHPALEAFEEMEARILAMEDRHEALKELDGQDLDKELSALSADKEVEEELLRLKRELGQA; translated from the coding sequence ATGAACCTGCTGGACCGCATCAGCCGGCTCATCCGGGCCAACCTCAACGACCTTCTCCGCCGGGCCGAGGACCCGGAGAAGATCATTGAGCAGGCCGTCCTGGACATGAAAGAGGCCCTCAAGGAGGCCCGGGAGCAGGTGGCGGCCGCCATGGCCGAGGCCAAGCGCCTGGAGCGGGAGGTGGAAAGCCACCTAAAGGAGGCCGCCCTCTGGGAAGAGAAGGCCAAGGAGGCCTTGAAGGCCGGGCGCGAGGACCTGGCCAAGGAGGCCCTGAGGCGCAGGAAGCGGGCTTTGGACCTGGCCGAAGGCTTCAAGGCCCAGCTTGAGGAGCAGAAGGGCCTCACCGACCGCCTCATGACCCAGCTGAAGGCCCTCGAGGCCAAGATAGACGAGGCCGAGGCCAGGAAGAAGCTCCTTCTGGCCCGCAAGAAGGGGGTGGAGGCCGCCGAGGCCGTGCGCCGCATGGGGTCCCGGCTGGAAAGGCACCCGGCCCTCGAGGCCTTTGAAGAGATGGAGGCCCGCATCCTGGCCATGGAGGACCGGCACGAGGCCCTGAAGGAGCTGGACGGCCAGGACCTGGACAAGGAGCTTTCCGCCCTGTCCGCCGACAAGGAGGTGGAGGAGGAGCTCCTCCGCCTCAAGCGGGAGCTGGGCCAGGCCTAG
- a CDS encoding outer membrane lipoprotein carrier protein LolA: MRLLLTLFLVLAPALAQSVEEILDRVEKNLTEPWQAVVRGTFQGPSGPEELEARVYAIPKEDLFRIEFLKPASLEGNFTVITAKEVWNYLYLTNQVIISPREKAQVQGLGFSPQTFGDPKALAKEVSLRLVGEERLPEGVAWKLAGQAKGNQGFAQLELYVLKADPRPVRFLFRDEGGKVLADLKVVAFRRANLTPAALKRYPKDAQVVRR; this comes from the coding sequence ATGCGCCTATTGCTGACCCTTTTCCTCGTTTTGGCCCCGGCTTTGGCCCAGTCTGTAGAGGAGATCCTGGACCGAGTGGAGAAGAACCTCACCGAGCCCTGGCAGGCGGTGGTGAGGGGCACCTTCCAGGGCCCCTCGGGCCCGGAGGAGCTGGAGGCCAGGGTCTACGCCATCCCCAAGGAGGACCTCTTCCGCATAGAGTTCCTAAAGCCCGCCTCCTTGGAGGGCAACTTCACCGTGATCACCGCCAAGGAGGTCTGGAACTACCTCTACCTCACCAACCAGGTCATCATCTCTCCCCGGGAGAAGGCCCAGGTCCAGGGGCTGGGCTTCTCACCCCAGACCTTCGGGGACCCCAAGGCCCTGGCCAAGGAGGTGAGCCTCCGCCTGGTGGGGGAGGAGCGCCTTCCCGAGGGGGTGGCTTGGAAGCTTGCGGGCCAGGCCAAGGGGAACCAGGGCTTCGCCCAGCTGGAGCTTTACGTCCTCAAGGCCGACCCCCGCCCGGTGCGCTTCCTCTTCCGCGACGAGGGGGGGAAGGTCCTGGCGGACCTAAAGGTGGTGGCCTTCAGGCGGGCGAACCTGACCCCGGCGGCCCTCAAGCGCTACCCTAAAGATGCCCAGGTGGTCCGCCGCTAA
- the cysK gene encoding cysteine synthase A, with protein sequence MRVERVIGKTPVVRLEKVVEPGMAEVWVKLEGQNPGGSIKDRPAWYMIRDAEERGLLRPGSGQVIVEPTSGNTGIGLAMIAASRGYRLILTMPAQMSEERKRVLRAFGAELVLTDPERRMLAAREEALRLKEELGAFMPDQFKNPANVRAHYETTGPELYEALEGRIDAFVYGSGTGGTISGVGRYLKERIPGVRVIAVEPARSNVLSGGRMGQHQFQGMGPGFIPENLDLSLLDGVIQVWEEDAFPLARRLAREEGLFLGMSSGGIVWAALQVARELGPGKRVACISPDGGWKYLSTPLYAD encoded by the coding sequence ATGCGGGTAGAGCGGGTGATCGGCAAGACCCCGGTGGTGCGCCTGGAGAAGGTGGTGGAGCCGGGCATGGCCGAGGTCTGGGTCAAGCTGGAGGGGCAGAACCCCGGGGGCTCCATCAAGGACCGCCCCGCCTGGTACATGATCCGGGACGCCGAGGAAAGGGGCCTCCTGCGCCCCGGCTCCGGCCAGGTCATCGTGGAGCCCACCAGCGGCAACACCGGCATCGGCCTGGCCATGATCGCCGCCAGCCGGGGCTACCGCCTCATCCTCACCATGCCCGCCCAGATGTCGGAGGAAAGGAAGCGGGTCCTGAGGGCCTTCGGGGCGGAGCTGGTCCTCACCGACCCCGAAAGGCGGATGCTGGCCGCCAGGGAGGAGGCCTTGCGCCTCAAGGAGGAGCTCGGGGCCTTTATGCCGGACCAGTTCAAAAACCCCGCCAACGTGCGGGCCCACTACGAGACCACGGGGCCCGAGCTTTACGAGGCCCTCGAGGGGCGCATTGACGCCTTCGTCTACGGCTCGGGGACCGGCGGCACCATCAGCGGCGTGGGGCGCTACCTCAAGGAGCGCATCCCAGGGGTGCGGGTCATCGCCGTGGAGCCCGCCCGCTCCAACGTCCTCTCCGGCGGCAGGATGGGCCAGCACCAGTTCCAGGGGATGGGTCCCGGCTTCATCCCCGAGAACCTGGACCTTTCCCTTCTGGACGGGGTCATCCAGGTGTGGGAGGAGGACGCCTTTCCCCTGGCCAGGAGGCTGGCCCGGGAGGAGGGGCTTTTCCTGGGGATGAGCTCCGGGGGCATCGTCTGGGCCGCCCTGCAGGTGGCCCGGGAACTGGGCCCCGGGAAGAGGGTGGCCTGCATCAGCCCGGACGGGGGCTGGAAGTACCTCTCCACCCCCCTTTACGCCGACTAA
- a CDS encoding FKBP-type peptidyl-prolyl cis-trans isomerase: MKVEQDRVVTIRYTLQVEGEVLDQGELSYLHGHGNLIRGLEEALEGREEGERFQAHVPAEKAYGAHDPEGVQVVPLSAFPEDAEVAPGAQFYAQDMEGNPMPLTVVEVQGEEVTIDFNHPLAGKDLDFEVEVVKVREATPEEILHGHVHEGGHAH; encoded by the coding sequence ATGAAGGTTGAACAGGACAGGGTGGTGACCATCCGCTACACCCTCCAGGTGGAGGGGGAGGTCTTGGACCAGGGGGAGCTTTCCTATCTGCACGGGCACGGCAACCTGATCCGGGGCCTCGAGGAAGCGTTGGAGGGCCGGGAGGAGGGCGAGCGCTTCCAGGCCCACGTGCCCGCCGAGAAGGCCTACGGCGCCCACGACCCCGAGGGGGTCCAGGTGGTGCCCCTCTCCGCCTTTCCCGAGGACGCCGAGGTGGCCCCCGGGGCCCAGTTCTACGCCCAGGACATGGAGGGCAACCCCATGCCCCTCACCGTGGTGGAGGTTCAGGGGGAGGAGGTCACCATAGACTTCAACCACCCCCTGGCGGGGAAGGACCTGGACTTTGAGGTGGAGGTGGTCAAGGTGCGGGAGGCCACCCCGGAAGAGATCCTCCACGGCCACGTGCACGAAGGCGGCCACGCCCACTAA
- a CDS encoding cold-shock protein, whose product MKKGTVKWFNAEKGYGFIQQEEGPDVFVHFTAIEADGFRTLNEGEQVEFEVEPGRGGKGPQAKKVRRI is encoded by the coding sequence ATGAAGAAGGGTACTGTCAAGTGGTTCAACGCGGAAAAAGGCTACGGGTTCATCCAGCAAGAAGAAGGTCCCGACGTGTTCGTGCACTTCACGGCCATTGAGGCCGACGGCTTCCGCACCCTGAACGAGGGGGAGCAGGTGGAGTTTGAGGTGGAGCCTGGCCGGGGCGGCAAGGGCCCCCAGGCCAAGAAGGTCCGCCGGATCTAA
- the surE gene encoding 5'/3'-nucleotidase SurE gives MRILVSNDDGIFSPGIKALGLAMRALGEVYVVAPDVEQSAVGHGITVRRPLRFKHTQSAGFGEIPAYRVDGTPADCVVLGVHLLGRPDLLVSGINIGVNLGLDLTHSGTVAAALEGTSLGIPSIAFSLDTSGEELDFTEAALWAQRLARLVAEKGLPRGIFLNVNFPAGTPKGVLVTRLSTHHWEDKVVERLDPEGRPYYWIAGTPVGEEEEGTDLWAVRRGYVSVTPVSLDFTALDFLPEVARWVEGL, from the coding sequence ATGCGCATCCTGGTTTCCAACGACGACGGCATCTTCTCCCCGGGCATCAAGGCCCTGGGCCTGGCCATGCGGGCCCTGGGCGAGGTGTACGTGGTGGCCCCGGACGTGGAGCAGTCGGCGGTGGGCCACGGCATCACCGTGCGCCGCCCCTTGCGCTTCAAGCACACCCAAAGCGCCGGCTTTGGGGAGATCCCCGCCTACCGGGTGGACGGCACCCCCGCAGACTGCGTGGTCCTGGGGGTGCACCTTCTGGGGCGGCCCGACCTTCTGGTCTCTGGCATCAACATTGGGGTGAACCTGGGCCTGGACCTGACCCACTCCGGCACCGTGGCGGCGGCCCTGGAGGGCACCTCCTTGGGCATCCCCTCCATCGCCTTCAGCCTGGACACCTCCGGGGAGGAGCTGGACTTCACCGAGGCCGCCCTCTGGGCCCAGCGCCTGGCCCGCTTGGTGGCCGAGAAGGGCCTGCCCAGGGGAATCTTCCTCAACGTTAACTTCCCCGCGGGCACCCCCAAGGGCGTCCTGGTGACCCGCCTTTCCACCCACCACTGGGAGGATAAGGTGGTGGAGCGCCTGGACCCCGAGGGCAGGCCCTACTACTGGATTGCCGGCACCCCGGTGGGCGAGGAAGAGGAGGGCACGGACCTCTGGGCCGTGCGCCGGGGCTATGTCTCCGTGACCCCGGTGAGCCTGGACTTCACGGCCCTGGACTTTCTCCCCGAGGTGGCCCGCTGGGTGGAAGGCCTCTAG
- a CDS encoding SAM hydrolase/SAM-dependent halogenase family protein — MRPVYFLSDFGLEDPYAGIVQAVLEARAPGVRVVHLAHGLPPGDLRRAAYALFEALPYLPPGAVLLAVVDPGVGTGRRAVAAWGERLYVGPDNGIFTLAWLLDPPQKAFLLKTLSPPRPEGVNPLPGWQPGGHTFHGRDLFAPAAAHLALGLPPEGLGPEVPVEDLVRLPLKLSPGPTGEVLTFDRFGNAITTLLSAPLGGWVEVAGKRLRVLRTFGEAREGEALAYLGSAGLLEIAVNRGSAREALGLREGMPVRLL, encoded by the coding sequence ATGCGCCCTGTCTACTTCCTTTCCGATTTTGGCCTCGAGGACCCTTACGCCGGCATTGTCCAGGCGGTCCTCGAGGCCCGGGCCCCCGGGGTAAGGGTGGTCCACCTGGCCCACGGCCTGCCCCCAGGGGACCTGCGCCGGGCCGCCTACGCCCTCTTTGAGGCCCTGCCCTACCTGCCCCCGGGAGCCGTCCTCCTGGCAGTGGTGGACCCCGGGGTGGGGACCGGGAGGCGGGCCGTAGCCGCCTGGGGTGAGCGCCTTTACGTGGGCCCCGACAACGGCATCTTCACCCTGGCCTGGCTCCTGGACCCGCCCCAAAAGGCCTTTCTCCTGAAAACCCTCTCCCCACCCAGGCCCGAGGGGGTAAACCCCCTCCCCGGCTGGCAACCCGGGGGGCACACCTTCCACGGCCGGGACCTCTTCGCCCCCGCCGCCGCCCACCTGGCCCTGGGGCTTCCCCCGGAAGGCCTGGGACCCGAGGTTCCGGTAGAGGACCTGGTGCGCCTGCCCCTAAAGCTCAGCCCAGGGCCCACGGGGGAGGTCCTGACCTTTGACCGCTTTGGCAACGCCATCACCACCCTCCTCTCCGCCCCTTTGGGGGGGTGGGTGGAGGTGGCGGGAAAGCGGCTTAGGGTCCTCCGCACCTTCGGGGAGGCCCGGGAGGGGGAGGCCCTGGCTTACCTGGGAAGCGCAGGGCTTCTGGAGATCGCCGTCAACCGGGGAAGCGCCCGGGAAGCCTTGGGTCTAAGGGAGGGAATGCCCGTGCGGCTCCTCTAG
- a CDS encoding TRIC cation channel family protein: protein MVETLVWLGPLVFAATGALKGVEKGFDLLGVLVLATVTAVGGGSIRDVFTRITAKDYTESNSPGKGGRKLEGMRLIAILFLLASQALAQEADTYYARCQRLYQQGALESAQATCELALAGDPSHRPALRLLTRIHLDKKEPDQAATYLERLGDDPEAPLLRARLLLLKGKPAEVLSLPLPEGPEGRLLRALALEGLKRHEEALKEAKTLPPTPEVCLLLARLYLALDKPEEGLSVLDSGLEERLEKGRLLFLSGRPNEAISLLEALLPELAGQPELARKALSTLVLAYLGQGDWARGQAALAQLSGLVNLPGLLLARAWPWLLAFLVFLGLILLGESRIEPLRTVEVVENPLPGPGSLYLFLLLALLLALGLAVLLGKALFANALALVTPYQQNQVLPSFYLFLGLSLFLGLLLWQRKRLAAILGPPQGFVEGFWVGPLLVLLLFVYGLVRPLLGFSTLPLNLLTFLGLALMEPFFRGFAPMVLKERYRDLAPYLSVLLFALALPGPTLLFFLLGAALYLAKERAESLLGLSLGWVVAGVVLALFPASWLRRF from the coding sequence ATGGTTGAGACCCTGGTCTGGCTGGGCCCCCTGGTCTTCGCCGCCACCGGGGCCTTAAAGGGGGTGGAGAAGGGGTTTGACCTCCTGGGGGTCCTGGTCCTGGCCACGGTGACCGCCGTGGGGGGCGGCTCCATCCGCGACGTGTTCACACGCATCACCGCCAAGGATTATACCGAGTCAAATTCTCCCGGCAAGGGCGGGCGTAAACTGGAAGGCATGAGGCTTATTGCCATTCTCTTCCTGCTGGCCTCCCAGGCCCTGGCCCAGGAGGCCGATACCTATTACGCCCGTTGCCAGAGGCTTTACCAGCAAGGGGCCCTGGAGAGCGCTCAGGCCACCTGCGAGCTGGCCCTGGCGGGCGACCCCAGCCACCGGCCCGCCCTCCGGCTCCTCACCCGGATCCACCTGGACAAAAAGGAGCCCGACCAGGCGGCGACCTACCTGGAGCGCCTCGGGGACGACCCCGAGGCCCCCCTCCTCCGGGCCAGGCTCCTCCTCCTGAAGGGGAAGCCCGCCGAGGTCCTCTCCCTTCCCCTGCCCGAGGGGCCGGAAGGGCGGCTTCTAAGGGCCTTGGCCCTCGAGGGCCTGAAGCGCCACGAGGAGGCCTTGAAGGAGGCAAAGACCCTTCCCCCCACCCCTGAGGTCTGCCTCCTCCTGGCCCGGCTTTACCTGGCCCTGGACAAGCCCGAGGAGGGCCTCTCCGTCCTGGACTCCGGCCTGGAGGAGAGGCTGGAAAAGGGCCGCCTCCTCTTTCTTTCGGGAAGGCCCAACGAGGCCATCTCCCTCCTGGAGGCCCTGTTGCCGGAGCTGGCCGGCCAGCCCGAGCTGGCGCGAAAGGCCCTTTCCACCCTGGTCCTGGCCTACCTGGGCCAGGGAGACTGGGCGCGGGGGCAGGCGGCCTTGGCCCAGCTCTCGGGCCTGGTGAACCTGCCGGGCCTCCTTTTGGCGCGGGCCTGGCCCTGGCTTCTGGCCTTTTTGGTCTTCCTGGGCCTCATCCTCCTGGGGGAAAGCCGCATTGAGCCCCTACGCACCGTGGAGGTGGTGGAAAACCCCCTGCCGGGGCCCGGGAGCCTCTACCTCTTTCTCCTCCTGGCCCTCCTTCTGGCCCTGGGCTTGGCCGTGCTTCTGGGCAAGGCCCTTTTCGCCAACGCCCTGGCCCTCGTGACCCCCTACCAGCAAAACCAGGTCCTGCCCAGCTTCTACCTCTTCCTAGGGCTTTCCCTCTTCCTGGGGCTTCTCCTTTGGCAGAGGAAACGGCTCGCCGCAATCCTGGGCCCACCCCAGGGCTTCGTGGAGGGTTTCTGGGTGGGGCCCCTCCTCGTCCTCCTGCTTTTCGTCTACGGCCTGGTCCGGCCTCTCCTGGGGTTTTCCACCCTGCCCCTAAACCTCCTCACCTTCCTGGGCCTGGCCCTGATGGAGCCCTTCTTCAGGGGCTTCGCCCCCATGGTCCTGAAGGAGCGGTACCGGGACCTGGCCCCCTACCTCTCCGTCCTCCTCTTCGCCCTGGCCCTGCCCGGGCCCACCCTCCTCTTCTTCCTCCTGGGGGCGGCCCTTTACCTGGCCAAGGAACGGGCGGAAAGCCTCCTGGGCCTCTCCTTGGGCTGGGTGGTGGCGGGGGTGGTCCTGGCCCTCTTCCCCGCCTCTTGGCTCCGGCGCTTCTAA
- the ispF gene encoding 2-C-methyl-D-erythritol 2,4-cyclodiphosphate synthase: MRLGYGEDSHLLEEGRPLYLCGLLLPSPLGAKAHSDGDAALHALTDALLAAFGLGDIGLLFPNTDPRWRDTRSEIFLKEALNLVGARGGRLLQANLVIVLDRPKLAPHRQALAQNLSRLLGLPQDRVGLTFKTSEGLAPRHVQARAVVLLDG; the protein is encoded by the coding sequence ATGCGCCTGGGCTACGGCGAGGACAGCCACCTCCTGGAAGAGGGGCGGCCCCTTTACCTCTGCGGCCTCCTCCTGCCAAGCCCCTTAGGGGCCAAGGCCCACTCCGACGGGGACGCCGCCCTCCACGCCCTCACGGACGCCCTCCTTGCCGCATTTGGCCTGGGGGACATCGGCCTCCTCTTCCCCAACACCGACCCCAGGTGGCGGGACACACGAAGCGAGATCTTCCTGAAGGAAGCCCTAAACCTGGTGGGGGCCCGGGGAGGGAGGCTCCTCCAGGCCAACCTGGTCATCGTCCTGGACAGGCCCAAGCTTGCCCCCCACCGGCAGGCCCTGGCCCAAAACCTCTCCCGCCTCCTGGGCCTTCCCCAGGACCGGGTGGGCCTCACCTTTAAGACCTCGGAGGGCCTGGCCCCCAGGCACGTCCAGGCCCGGGCGGTGGTGCTTTTAGATGGTTGA
- a CDS encoding HD domain-containing protein, giving the protein MPSFQDALALMEAWTESESLRRHMRAVEVAMRAYARRFGQDEELWAMAGVLHDMDYEKYPEAHPYRGVEELRRLGYPEEVLEAILGHASYTGVPRKSLMAKALFAVDELTGLITAAVYVRPDRSILGLELPSLMKKFKDKAFAKGVNREEIKMGAQDLGVPLQEHMAFVLAAMKENAELLGLA; this is encoded by the coding sequence ATGCCGAGCTTCCAGGATGCGCTGGCCCTCATGGAGGCCTGGACCGAGAGCGAGTCCCTTAGGCGGCACATGCGGGCGGTGGAGGTGGCCATGCGGGCCTACGCCCGCCGCTTTGGCCAGGACGAGGAGCTCTGGGCCATGGCCGGGGTCCTCCACGACATGGACTACGAGAAATACCCCGAGGCCCACCCCTACCGGGGGGTGGAGGAGCTTAGGCGGCTCGGCTACCCGGAGGAGGTCCTCGAGGCCATCCTGGGCCACGCCAGCTACACGGGGGTGCCGAGGAAGAGCCTCATGGCCAAGGCCCTCTTCGCCGTGGACGAGCTCACCGGCCTCATCACCGCCGCCGTCTACGTGCGCCCCGACCGCTCCATCCTGGGCCTCGAGCTCCCAAGCCTGATGAAGAAGTTCAAGGACAAGGCCTTCGCCAAGGGGGTGAACCGGGAGGAGATCAAAATGGGGGCCCAGGACCTGGGGGTTCCCCTGCAGGAGCACATGGCCTTCGTCCTCGCCGCCATGAAGGAGAACGCCGAGCTCCTGGGCCTGGCCTAA
- a CDS encoding FUN14 domain-containing protein, translating to MELPDLTPYLGQVTFGGLAGYAVGYALKKVGRALAIVLGLLFIALQLLAQAGYVQVDWTRIQRDVEPLLQQPGLKSLWERLLSTLTHNLPFGASFVGGLLLGLRAG from the coding sequence ATGGAGCTTCCCGACCTCACCCCCTACCTGGGCCAGGTGACCTTCGGCGGCCTGGCGGGGTACGCCGTGGGCTACGCCCTGAAGAAGGTGGGCCGGGCCCTGGCCATCGTCCTGGGCCTCCTCTTCATCGCCCTGCAGCTTCTGGCCCAGGCGGGCTACGTCCAGGTGGACTGGACCCGCATCCAAAGGGACGTGGAGCCCCTTCTGCAGCAGCCCGGGCTGAAAAGCCTCTGGGAGCGCCTCCTCTCCACCCTCACCCACAACCTCCCCTTCGGGGCCAGCTTCGTGGGGGGGCTTCTTCTGGGCCTCAGGGCCGGATGA
- a CDS encoding 5-formyltetrahydrofolate cyclo-ligase, producing MTLGQLREEVWNFLARHDLALHPTPPHGHHPNFLGARRAAERLMATPEFQGARLILAGMDAVLKPLREEALKRGKALLLPHPDRPGEFLLLKDVDPRRLKRVREAYRYGVRAELKGQPIDLVLIGAVAVDEEGGWVGKGYGFPQAWLEVAAPFATLAHPVMVYPRLPVPPERRVDLIATPQRLIRP from the coding sequence ATGACCCTAGGCCAGCTTCGGGAAGAGGTCTGGAACTTCCTGGCCCGCCACGACCTGGCCCTCCACCCCACGCCCCCCCACGGCCACCACCCCAACTTCCTGGGGGCCAGGCGGGCAGCGGAAAGGCTCATGGCAACCCCGGAGTTCCAGGGGGCCAGGCTCATCCTGGCGGGGATGGACGCCGTCTTAAAGCCCCTCAGGGAGGAGGCCCTGAAGCGGGGTAAGGCCCTCCTCCTCCCCCACCCCGACCGCCCAGGGGAGTTCCTCCTCCTCAAAGACGTGGACCCCAGGCGGCTCAAGCGGGTGCGGGAGGCCTACCGCTACGGGGTGCGGGCGGAGCTGAAGGGCCAGCCCATTGACCTGGTCCTGATCGGGGCCGTGGCCGTGGACGAGGAGGGGGGCTGGGTGGGCAAGGGCTACGGCTTCCCCCAGGCCTGGCTGGAGGTGGCGGCCCCCTTCGCCACCCTGGCCCACCCGGTCATGGTCTACCCCAGGCTTCCCGTGCCCCCCGAGCGCCGGGTGGACCTGATCGCCACCCCCCAGAGGCTCATCCGGCCCTGA